A stretch of the Marmota flaviventris isolate mMarFla1 chromosome 12, mMarFla1.hap1, whole genome shotgun sequence genome encodes the following:
- the Syt2 gene encoding synaptotagmin-2 has product MRNIFKRNQAPIVAPATTTAPMPVGHADNSTGSGGAGESQEDMFAKLKDKFFNEINKIPLPPWALIAIAVVAGLLLLTCCFCICKKCCCKKKKNKKEKGKGMKNAMNMKDMKGGQDDDDNETGLTEGEGEGEEEKEPENLGKLQFSLDYDFQANQLTVGVLQAAELPALDMGGTSDPYVKVFLLPDKKKKYETKVHRKTLNPAFNETFTFKVPYQELGGKTLVMAIYDFDRFSKHDIIGEVKVPMNTVDLGQPIEEWRDLQGGEKEEPEKLGDICTSLRYVPTAGKLTVCILEAKNLKKMDVGGLSDPYVKIHLMQNGKRLKKKKTTVKKKTLNPYFNESFSFEIPFEQIQKVQVVVTVLDYDKLGKNEAIGKIFVGSNATGTELRHWSDMLANPRRPIAQWHSLKPEEEVDALLGKNK; this is encoded by the exons ATGAGGAACATCTTCAAGAGGAACCAGGCGCCCATTGTGGCTCCTGCCACCACTACTGCCCCGATGCCAGTCGGCCATGCAGACAACTCCACGGGGAGCGGGGGTGCGGGGGAGAGCCAGGAGGACATGTTCGCCAAGCTGAAGGACAAGTTCTTCAACGAGATCAACAAGATCCCCT TGCCTCCCTGGGCTCTGATCGCCATCGCCGTGGTCGCGGGCCTCCTGCTCCTCACCTGCTGCTTCTGCATCTGCAAGAAATGCTGctgcaagaagaagaagaacaagaaggAGAAGGGCAAAGGCATGAAGAACGCCATGAACATGAAGGACATGAAGGGGGGCCAG GATGACGATGACAATGAGACAGGCCTGACCGAGGGGGAAGgcgaaggggaggaggagaaggagccgGAGAACCTGGGCAAACTGCAGTTTTCCTTGGACTATGATTTTCAGGCTAACCAG CTCACGGTGGGCGTTCTGCAGGCTGCTGAGCTACCTGCCCTGGACATGGGCGGCACCTCAGACCCTTACGTCAAAGTCTTCCTTCTTCCagacaagaagaagaaatatgagacCAAAGTCCATCGGAAGACCCTGAACCCTGCCTTCAATGAGACCTTCACCTTCAAG GTGCCATACCAGGAGCTTGGGGGCAAAACCCTGGTGATGGCCATCTATGACTTTGACCGCTTCTCCAAACATGACATCATTGGAGAGGTAAAGGTGCCCATGAACACCGTGGACCTTGGCCAGCCCATCGAGGAGTGGAGAGACCTGCAGGGcggagagaaggaggag CCAGAGAAGCTGGGCGACATCTGCACCTCCCTACGCTACGTGCCCACAGCCGGGAAGCTCACTGTCTGCATCCTGGAGGCCAAGAACCTCAAGAAGATGGATGTGGGTGGCCTTTCAG ACCCCTATGTGAAGATCCACCTGATGCAGAACGGCAAGAGGCtcaagaagaagaagacaacGGTGAAGAAGAAGACCCTGAACCCCTACTTTAACGAGTCCTTCAGCTTTGAGATCCCCTTTGAGCAGATCCAG AAAGTCCAGGTGGTGGTCACTGTGCTGGACTATGACAAGCTGGGCAAGAATGAAGCCATCGGCAAGATCTTTGTGGGCAGCAACGCCACGGGCACAGAGCTGCGACACTGGTCTGACATGCTGGCCAACCCCCGGAGGCCCATTGCCCAGTGGCACTCACTGAAGCCGGAGGAGGAGGTGGACGCACTTCTGGGCAAGAATAAGTAG